Proteins found in one Microbacterium sp. LWS13-1.2 genomic segment:
- a CDS encoding NAD(P)-dependent alcohol dehydrogenase, with protein sequence MSNLAAVMPELGRIEIRDLPEPQPGPRDAVVAIEAVGVCGSDTAYFTHGRIGDWVVDGPLILGHEVSGRVVAIGEGVTQVAVGDRVAIEPGTPCRDCEDCLAGRYHLCPRLKFLATPPYDGALVQRVALDERNLFVVPDAMSYEEAALCEPLSVGIWACRRADLRAGERVRVSGAGPVGILAAQVARALGASSVVVSDVAEFRLDKARELGFDVERSGAIGEGPGHEDADVLLECSGAPSVLAQGLWRLRNGGRAAMVGMPKQDVSLPLSRLNVKEISIALVNRYAHTWPIAISLVSSGRVDVSTLVTHRFPLEQTQDALTLASRVPDSLKAVVYPQGIPSE encoded by the coding sequence ATGAGCAATCTCGCAGCCGTCATGCCGGAGCTGGGCCGCATCGAGATCCGCGACCTCCCCGAGCCCCAGCCCGGGCCACGCGACGCCGTCGTCGCGATCGAGGCGGTCGGAGTCTGCGGGTCTGACACGGCGTACTTCACGCACGGGCGGATCGGCGACTGGGTGGTCGACGGTCCGCTCATCCTCGGCCACGAGGTGTCGGGCCGGGTGGTGGCGATCGGCGAAGGCGTGACCCAGGTCGCCGTAGGCGACCGCGTCGCCATCGAGCCGGGCACGCCGTGCCGCGACTGCGAGGACTGTCTCGCGGGGCGCTACCACCTCTGCCCGCGACTGAAGTTCCTGGCGACACCGCCGTACGACGGCGCGCTGGTCCAGCGGGTCGCGCTCGACGAGCGCAACCTCTTCGTGGTGCCGGACGCCATGTCGTACGAAGAGGCCGCGCTCTGCGAGCCGCTCTCCGTCGGCATCTGGGCCTGTCGCCGCGCAGACCTGCGTGCCGGCGAACGGGTGCGGGTGTCGGGCGCGGGGCCGGTCGGCATCCTCGCGGCGCAGGTCGCACGAGCGCTCGGAGCATCGTCGGTCGTGGTCAGCGACGTCGCCGAGTTCCGCCTCGATAAGGCCCGCGAGCTCGGCTTCGATGTCGAGCGCAGCGGAGCGATCGGCGAAGGCCCCGGGCACGAGGACGCCGACGTCCTTCTCGAGTGCTCGGGTGCGCCGAGCGTGCTGGCGCAGGGACTGTGGCGGCTGCGAAACGGGGGACGGGCGGCGATGGTCGGGATGCCGAAGCAGGACGTGTCGCTCCCGCTGTCGCGTCTGAACGTGAAGGAGATCTCGATCGCGCTCGTCAACCGGTACGCGCACACGTGGCCGATTGCGATCTCGCTCGTCTCGTCGGGGCGCGTGGACGTCTCGACGCTGGTCACCCACCGCTTCCCGCTCGAGCAGACCCAGGACGCCCTCACGCTCGCGTCCCGCGTGCCCGACTCGCTCAAGGCCGTCGTGTACCCGCAGGGAATTCCGTCCGAGTAG
- a CDS encoding helix-turn-helix domain-containing protein yields MTTTAAPGAIRTARTERTRAAIVAAAHDAFVTRGYRATSLRDVAAAAGISHPGLLRHFATKDEVLAAVVDLFERDTELELLERMASEDPGTLAYSEVARRNETVPGYLALFAALTGEASTPRHPAHRIMRDRYARLRDQSTDVIEEAIAQDTVAADRDPAGEAVRVAAAWDGLQLLAQYLPDRVDIIEALETHEGSLALPVGWREPDEAGPTDTPAPVPSMPSFMPAAMESPLGYRVGRERRGLILDGATALFAEEGYGDTSLRDIAERVGVSKSTLLHYYDSKEELLSAVLSHRDRLIESRDSYTPADRAADELRALSRGATENAAKAPGLIEVYAVLSCEAVPADHAAHAYFEERFRGVVDHFAALFRAAQEDGDLPAHRDPEFEAVWLTALWDGLQYQWLYDRDAVDVAVHLDAHLDDVLPRR; encoded by the coding sequence GTGACCACCACTGCGGCGCCGGGCGCCATCCGCACCGCGCGCACCGAGCGCACGCGAGCCGCCATCGTGGCCGCCGCGCACGATGCCTTCGTGACCCGCGGGTACCGCGCCACCTCGCTCCGCGATGTCGCTGCCGCCGCCGGCATCAGCCACCCGGGACTCCTCCGCCATTTCGCCACCAAGGACGAGGTGCTCGCCGCCGTCGTGGATCTCTTCGAGCGCGACACCGAGCTGGAGCTGCTCGAGCGGATGGCCTCCGAAGACCCGGGGACCCTCGCGTACAGCGAAGTGGCACGGCGCAACGAGACCGTGCCCGGCTATCTCGCGCTTTTCGCGGCGCTCACGGGCGAGGCCTCCACTCCCCGTCATCCCGCGCACCGGATCATGCGCGACCGCTACGCGCGCCTGCGAGACCAGTCGACCGACGTGATCGAGGAAGCCATCGCGCAGGACACGGTCGCCGCCGACCGCGACCCGGCGGGCGAGGCGGTGCGCGTCGCGGCCGCCTGGGACGGGTTGCAGCTACTGGCGCAGTACCTGCCCGATCGCGTCGACATCATCGAGGCCCTGGAGACCCACGAGGGGTCACTGGCACTGCCCGTCGGCTGGCGCGAGCCCGACGAGGCAGGGCCGACCGACACCCCCGCACCGGTGCCGTCGATGCCGTCGTTCATGCCGGCAGCCATGGAATCGCCGCTGGGTTACCGGGTCGGACGCGAGCGCCGTGGACTCATCCTCGACGGCGCGACCGCGCTCTTCGCCGAGGAAGGGTACGGCGACACCAGCCTCCGCGACATCGCGGAGCGAGTCGGCGTCTCGAAATCGACGCTGCTGCACTATTACGACTCGAAGGAGGAACTCCTCAGCGCCGTGCTCAGCCACCGCGATCGCCTCATCGAGTCGCGCGACTCGTACACGCCCGCCGACCGCGCGGCCGACGAGCTGCGAGCCCTCTCTCGCGGGGCGACGGAGAACGCCGCGAAGGCGCCGGGGCTCATCGAGGTGTACGCCGTGCTCTCGTGCGAGGCCGTCCCGGCTGATCACGCGGCGCATGCGTACTTCGAAGAACGCTTCCGCGGGGTCGTCGACCACTTCGCGGCGCTGTTCCGCGCGGCTCAGGAGGACGGCGATCTGCCGGCCCACCGCGATCCCGAGTTCGAGGCGGTCTGGCTCACCGCGCTGTGGGACGGGCTGCAGTACCAGTGGCTCTACGACCGCGACGCGGTGGATGTCGCCGTCCACCTCGACGCCCACCTCGACGACGTGCTGCCGCGGCGCTGA
- a CDS encoding MFS transporter yields MTRVGADARRTRERTPMTELSPAATIAAAGTTGFKAPGTTPDKTPRGYTPGLAAVNFGVYLALLTPVLVSMAFKVQHITATPEEATAQLGLIMGVGALFALIANPLAGRLSDRTTSRFGMRRPWILGGTLVGLGGFALIGVANSVWVVLIAWCLVQTSMNAVLAAANATLPDQVPVSGRGKVSGIIGLTTPLGILAGSFLVNFLSDDFARFVVPAAIATVLSVLFVLVLKDRRLDEKPAQKFTVGQFFGSFVFNPRKHPDFGWTWLTKFLVMFGYAGIATFLPFYLTEKFGLDEQTAISTILIANLASMLAMAISGPLGGVLSDKIGKRRPFVAIAGVIMVVGLVTLAFAPSVAVVLIAQAIIGLGAGSFMSVDLALATEVLPNPDDTAKDLGVLNIANALPQSIAPAIAPGIIAIGATTPLGGYTTYYLFGALVALAGAVLVYRIKGVK; encoded by the coding sequence ATGACGCGCGTCGGAGCCGACGCGCGCCGCACCCGAGAAAGGACTCCGATGACAGAGCTGTCGCCCGCCGCGACGATCGCGGCCGCCGGCACGACCGGCTTCAAGGCCCCCGGCACCACGCCCGACAAGACCCCGCGCGGTTACACACCCGGCCTTGCCGCCGTCAACTTCGGCGTCTATCTCGCACTCCTCACGCCGGTGCTCGTGTCCATGGCCTTCAAGGTGCAGCACATCACCGCGACGCCCGAAGAGGCCACGGCGCAGCTCGGCCTGATCATGGGTGTCGGCGCGCTGTTCGCCCTCATCGCGAACCCGCTCGCAGGCCGCCTCTCCGACCGCACGACGTCGCGCTTCGGCATGCGCCGGCCCTGGATCCTCGGCGGCACGCTCGTCGGACTCGGCGGGTTCGCGCTCATCGGCGTCGCGAACTCGGTGTGGGTCGTCCTCATCGCCTGGTGTCTCGTGCAGACCTCGATGAACGCGGTCCTCGCGGCGGCGAACGCGACGCTGCCCGACCAGGTGCCGGTCAGCGGCCGCGGCAAGGTGTCGGGCATCATCGGGCTCACAACGCCCCTCGGCATCCTCGCGGGCTCGTTCCTGGTGAACTTCCTGTCGGACGACTTCGCGCGCTTCGTGGTGCCGGCCGCCATCGCCACCGTGCTCTCGGTGCTGTTCGTCCTCGTCCTGAAGGACCGCCGCCTCGACGAGAAGCCCGCCCAGAAGTTCACGGTCGGGCAGTTCTTCGGCTCGTTCGTCTTCAACCCGCGCAAGCACCCCGACTTCGGCTGGACCTGGCTCACCAAGTTCCTCGTCATGTTCGGCTACGCCGGCATCGCCACGTTCCTGCCCTTCTACCTCACCGAGAAGTTCGGTCTCGACGAGCAGACCGCGATCTCGACGATCCTCATCGCCAACCTCGCCTCCATGCTCGCCATGGCGATCTCGGGCCCGCTGGGCGGCGTGCTGTCCGACAAGATCGGCAAGCGCCGCCCGTTCGTCGCCATCGCCGGGGTCATCATGGTCGTCGGCCTCGTGACCCTCGCGTTCGCGCCGAGCGTCGCGGTGGTGCTCATCGCCCAGGCGATCATCGGCCTCGGCGCCGGCTCGTTCATGTCGGTCGACCTCGCCCTCGCGACCGAGGTGCTGCCGAACCCCGATGACACCGCGAAGGACCTCGGCGTGCTCAACATCGCCAACGCGCTGCCGCAGTCGATCGCACCGGCCATCGCTCCCGGCATCATCGCGATCGGCGCCACCACGCCGCTCGGCGGCTACACCACGTATTACCTCTTCGGCGCGCTCGTCGCCCTCGCCGGCGCCGTGCTCGTCTACCGCATCAAGGGAGTGAAGTGA
- a CDS encoding glycoside hydrolase family 3 N-terminal domain-containing protein: MTDTTTTDAATSAVADRPWLDASLPVAERVELLLAEMTLEEKAGLLFQTMITMGEDGELAEADPVFGLPSNREYVLEKGMTHFNLLGVAPTAGAIARWHNKLQELAASTRLGIPVTISTDPRHSFTENPGAAMLAGPFSQWPDALGLAATRDAALVERFGDIARQEYTAVGIRVALHPQVDLATEPRWARALQTFGEDAELSGELGAAYIRGFQNGESFGPGAVSAMVKHFPGGGPQKDGEDPHFAYGREQVYPGGQFELHLKPFEAAFEAGVRQVMPYYGMPVGTEYEEVGFGFNKSVLTGLLRERYGFDGIVCTDWGLVNDAAIFGQPFPARAWGVEHLTPAERVLRILDAGADQFGGEACPELVVELVGEGRIAEDRLDVSARRLLREKFLLGLFENPYVDAGAADAIVGSAEFRAEGDAAQRASITVLANRDAALPFARGAKLYVEGIAPEAAAAYGQVVASPAEADVAILRLQAPFEQRETMFENFFHAGSLEFPAELLAHIAEVAAAVPTVVDVFLDRPAILGPVVETAHAVVGNWGASATAMLDVLSGAAPAQGKLPFDIPSSMAAVEASRPDVPFDTAEPLFRFGHGLSL, translated from the coding sequence ATGACCGACACCACCACAACGGATGCCGCGACCTCGGCGGTTGCCGACCGCCCGTGGCTCGACGCGAGCCTGCCCGTCGCCGAGCGCGTCGAGCTGCTGCTGGCAGAGATGACGCTGGAGGAGAAGGCGGGCCTCCTCTTCCAGACCATGATCACGATGGGCGAGGACGGCGAGCTCGCCGAGGCCGACCCGGTGTTCGGTCTGCCGTCGAACCGCGAGTACGTGCTCGAGAAGGGCATGACGCACTTCAACCTGCTCGGCGTCGCCCCTACCGCGGGTGCGATCGCCCGCTGGCACAACAAGCTGCAGGAGCTCGCGGCATCCACTCGACTCGGCATCCCCGTGACGATCTCCACCGATCCGCGCCACTCGTTCACCGAGAACCCGGGTGCGGCGATGCTCGCGGGTCCGTTCTCGCAGTGGCCTGACGCGCTGGGCCTCGCCGCGACGCGCGACGCGGCGCTCGTCGAGCGGTTCGGCGACATCGCGCGCCAGGAGTACACCGCGGTCGGCATCCGCGTCGCACTGCACCCGCAGGTCGACCTCGCGACCGAGCCCCGCTGGGCGCGTGCGCTCCAGACCTTCGGCGAGGACGCGGAGCTGTCGGGCGAGCTCGGCGCCGCGTACATCCGCGGGTTCCAGAACGGCGAGTCGTTCGGTCCGGGCGCGGTCTCGGCCATGGTCAAGCACTTCCCCGGCGGCGGTCCGCAGAAGGACGGCGAAGACCCGCACTTCGCGTACGGGCGCGAGCAGGTCTACCCGGGCGGACAGTTCGAATTGCACCTGAAGCCGTTCGAGGCGGCCTTCGAGGCCGGCGTGCGCCAGGTCATGCCGTACTACGGCATGCCGGTCGGCACCGAGTACGAAGAGGTCGGCTTCGGCTTCAACAAGTCGGTGCTCACCGGCCTGCTGCGCGAGCGCTACGGCTTCGACGGCATCGTGTGCACCGATTGGGGCCTCGTCAACGACGCCGCGATCTTCGGGCAGCCGTTCCCCGCCCGCGCGTGGGGTGTCGAGCACCTCACTCCGGCCGAGCGTGTGCTGAGGATCCTGGATGCCGGCGCCGACCAGTTCGGCGGCGAAGCGTGCCCCGAGCTCGTGGTCGAGCTGGTGGGCGAGGGCCGCATCGCCGAGGACCGCCTCGATGTCTCGGCGCGCCGCCTGCTGCGCGAGAAGTTCCTCCTCGGCCTGTTCGAGAACCCGTACGTCGACGCCGGAGCGGCCGACGCGATCGTGGGCTCGGCCGAGTTCCGTGCCGAGGGCGATGCCGCGCAGCGCGCGTCGATCACCGTGCTGGCCAACCGGGACGCGGCGCTGCCGTTCGCGCGCGGGGCGAAGCTGTACGTCGAGGGCATCGCCCCCGAGGCGGCCGCGGCGTACGGGCAGGTCGTCGCGTCGCCCGCCGAGGCGGATGTCGCGATCCTGCGCCTGCAGGCGCCGTTCGAGCAGCGCGAGACGATGTTCGAGAACTTCTTCCACGCCGGTTCGCTCGAGTTCCCCGCCGAGCTGCTCGCACACATCGCGGAGGTCGCCGCGGCGGTGCCGACAGTGGTCGACGTGTTCCTCGATCGCCCCGCGATCCTCGGCCCCGTGGTCGAGACCGCGCACGCGGTCGTCGGCAACTGGGGTGCGAGCGCCACGGCGATGCTCGACGTGCTGAGCGGCGCCGCACCCGCACAGGGCAAGCTGCCGTTCGACATCCCCTCGTCGATGGCGGCGGTCGAGGCCTCGCGCCCCGACGTGCCGTTCGACACCGCCGAGCCGCTGTTCCGCTTCGGGCACGGGCTGTCGCTCTGA
- a CDS encoding GNAT family N-acetyltransferase, which produces MASAEVRRATVDDAERVARLLHDFNTEFDTDSPGLVVLAERLRYLLAGPQTFALLGGEPAAGVALVTLRPNVWYPGPVALLDEMYVAPEARRAGIGGAIVERLVADCRRDGVSAIEINVDEGDVDAQRFYERHGFHGSDPQTDERAYYFFQEL; this is translated from the coding sequence ATGGCGTCCGCAGAGGTGCGCAGGGCCACGGTCGACGACGCCGAGCGCGTCGCGAGGCTGCTGCATGACTTCAACACGGAGTTCGACACCGACTCCCCGGGTCTGGTCGTGCTGGCCGAGCGCCTGCGCTACCTGCTCGCCGGGCCGCAGACGTTCGCGCTGCTGGGCGGAGAGCCCGCGGCCGGCGTCGCGCTCGTGACGCTGCGCCCCAACGTCTGGTACCCGGGACCGGTGGCCCTGCTCGACGAGATGTACGTCGCGCCCGAGGCGCGCAGGGCGGGCATCGGCGGGGCGATCGTGGAGCGCCTGGTCGCCGACTGCCGCCGAGACGGGGTGTCGGCCATCGAGATCAACGTCGACGAGGGCGACGTCGATGCGCAACGCTTCTACGAACGCCACGGCTTTCACGGGTCCGACCCGCAGACCGATGAGCGGGCGTACTACTTCTTCCAGGAGCTGTGA